The Vitis riparia cultivar Riparia Gloire de Montpellier isolate 1030 chromosome 10, EGFV_Vit.rip_1.0, whole genome shotgun sequence genome includes a region encoding these proteins:
- the LOC117922895 gene encoding seipin-2 has translation MEDPGPNEDDHDHFFDAFDEFLFYDSSDAFEPEPSVSQSTISQLESNISQTTPSLRRRSSALLGRRMSWTNSKATLSTSEITQIQDGKTTISRERKYNLHRNFEENEKDCEKTESSRVRASPVQNTEDSHAASSTGKNVQVDDSSSSNPLVFLAELVIKAIGFQINLFISVFTFPAWLLYKFCVFAIDPFQGMRHGRDYLMGKVLRLWNVAYGSVNPFISEWLKEHKSMWKLLSRFGWSLLLSVYVASILCGLLVAAFVASGFVMRYLVEKPIRMEEALNFDYTKNSPVAFVPIKSCPSSACVNCYEKIEVGKKRGLHVIPPNHKLQVTVMLTLPESEYNRNLGIFQVRVDFLSAEYRRLASASRTCMLQFKSMPIRLLLTFFKMAPLVAGYLSESQTLNVHFSGLTEEDEPTACLKVTIEQRAEYRPGAGIPEIYASSLILESELPLVKRILWYWKKTVFIWISMTVFLMELMFTLICCRPVILPRVKPRDGSASGSATQDNVLIQS, from the exons ATGGAAGACCCAGGCCCAAACGAAGATGACCACGACCATTTCTTTGACGCTTTCGATGAATTCCTCTTCTACGATTCCTCAGACGCCTTCGAACCTGAACCATCCGTTTCACAGTCAACGATCTCTCAGCTGGAATCCAACATTTCTCAAACTACCCCCTCTCTCCGGCGCAGATCTTCGGCTCTCCTCGGCCGCAGAATGTCCTGGACCAATTCCAAGGCTACCTTGTCGACTTCCGAAATCACCCAGATTCAGGATGGGAAGACGACGATTTCTCGGGAGAGAAAGTACAATCTTCACCgtaattttgaggaaaatgaaaaagattgcGAGAAGACCGAGTCAAGTCGGGTTCGAGCAAGCCCAGTGCAGAATACTGAGGATAGCCATGCCGCGAGTAGTACTGGGAAGAATGTACAAGTCGATGACTCGAGTTCGTCGAATCCGCTTGTGTTTTTGGCTGAATTGGTGATTAAGGCAATTGGGTTTCAGATAAATTTGTTTATCAGCGTGTTCACATTTCCTGCATGGTTACTGTATAAGTTTTGTGTGTTCGCTATTGATCCTTTTCAAGGAATGAGGCATGGCAGAGATTATTTGATGGGGAAGGTGTTAAGATTATGGAATGTTGCTTACGGGAGTGTGAATCCATTCATTTCTGAATGGTTGAAGGAACATAAATCAATGTGGAAGTTGTTGAGCAGATTCGGATGGAGTTTGTTGTTGTCAGTTTATGTTGCTTCCATTTTGTGTGGGCTTTTGGTTGCAGCATTTGTAGCTAGTGGTTTTGTGATGAGATATTTGGTTGAGAAGCCAATTCGGATGGAAGAGGCCTTGAATTTTGATTACACCAAAAATAGTCCGGTTGCATTTGTGCCAATTAAGTCCTGTCCTAGCTCTGCCTGTGTGAATTGTTATGAAAAGATTGAAGTTGGGAAAAAAAGGGGTTTGCATGTTATTCCGCCTAATCACAAATTGCAGGTTACCGTTATGTTGACATTGCCTGAGTCAGAGTACAATAGAAATCTTGGAATTTTCCAG GTCAGGGTAGACTTTTTGAGTGCTGAATACAGACGCCTTGCCAGTGCAAGTCGGACATGCATGTTGCAGTTCAAAAGCATGCCTATCCGGCTTCTGTTGACTTTCTTTAAGATGGCCCCTCTTGTTGCTGGCTATTTATCAGAATCCCAAACTTTGAATGTACATTTTAGCGGTTTGACTGAAGAAGATGAGCCTACTGCCTGCTTAAAGGTGACAATTGAGCAAAGAGCAGAATACCGACCTGGTGCTGGCATCCCTGAAATTTATGCTTCATCTCTAATCCTTGAGTCAGAACTTCCTCTGGTTAAAAGGATTTTATGGTATTGGAAGAAAACAGTGTTTATATGGATCAGCATGACAGTGTTCCTGATGGAATTGATGTTTACATTGATCTGCTGTAGACCTGTTATTTTGCCAAGAGTGAAGCCAAGGGACGGCTCTGCTAGTGGTTCTGCTACTCAAGACAATGTGCTAATTCAAAGCTAG
- the LOC117923284 gene encoding aquaporin NIP1-1 — translation MAELSGANGNHEVSLNIKDSDANHNPPPPSSATKQGSTSSFSFPFVQKLIAEVLGTYFLIFAGCAAVVVNSDKNSVVTLPGISIVWGLVVMVMVYSVGHISGAHFNPAVTIAFATCKRFPWKQVPAYVVAQVIGSTLASGTLRLIFNGKQDHFPGTLPAGSDLQSFVIEFIITFYLMFVISGVATDNRAIGELAGLAVGATVLLNVMFAGPISGASMNPARSLGPAIVSNTYRGIWIYLLAPTCGAISGAWVYNIIRFTDKPLREITKSGSFLKSKSSRNGS, via the exons ATGGCCGAGCTATCAGGAGCCAATGGAAACCATGAGGTTTCCCTGAACATAAAAGACAGTGATGCCAATCATAATCCTCCACCCCCCTCCTCCGCAACAAAACAAGGATCCAcctcctctttctcttttcctttcgTACAAAAG TTAATCGCAGAGGTGCTGGGCACGTACTTCTTGATATTCGCTGGCTGTGCTGCGGTGGTGGTGAATTCTGACAAGAATAGCGTAGTGACTTTGCCCGGAATATCCATAGTGTGGGGACTGGTTGTGATGGTAATGGTCTACTCCGTCGGCCACATCTCCGGTGCCCACTTCAACCCTGCTGTCACCATTGCTTTCGCTACTTGCAAGAGATTCCCATGGAAACAG GTTCCGGCCTATGTAGTGGCTCAAGTGATCGGATCAACGCTAGCAAGTGGAACCCTTCGACTGATTTTCAACGGGAAGCAAGACCACTTTCCTGGAACTCTTCCGGCAGGCTCGGACTTGCAGTCCTTTGTCATCGAGTTCATAATCACATTCTACCTCATGTTTGTCATCTCCGGCGTTGCCACCGACAATAGAGCT ATTGGGGAACTTGCTGGGCTTGCCGTCGGAGCTACTGTGTTACTTAATGTGATGTTTGCAGG GCCAATTTCGGGTGCTTCGATGAATCCAGCAAGGAGTTTGGGGCCTGCAATTGTATCGAACACTTACAGGGGGATATGGATATATTTACTGGCACCGACTTGTGGAGCCATATCAGGAGCTTGGGTCTACAACATCATCAGGTTCACCGACAAGCCCCTTCGTGAGATCACCAAGAGTGGCTCCTTCCTGAAAAGCAAATCGTCCCGTAATGGGTCTTAA